The sequence CATGTTGAGCGGGAGCCCGATCACCACTTTTTGGAATTCCTCCGCCGCGATCAGCTTGGCCAGCTCGCGCAGCGACTCGCCCAACCCCGAGACCTCGAGGACGGGCAAGAGGCGGGTGGTGAGGTGGAGGGCGTCGCTGGCGGCGAGGCCGATGCGCTTCTTCCCGGGATCGATGGCGAGGATCTTCACCGGCTAAGTGTAAGCCCTGGCTCCCGATCCCGTAAAGCGCTTAAAACTCGCCGTCCTGGAAATTTTTCCGGACACCTGTTAAATTTTTTAGGAGTCCGAACCATGCAAGTCCGCGCCGTCATTCGGGGTCGGGTCCAGGGCGTCTTTTACCGCGCCTGGACCCAACAGACCGCCCGTTCCCTGGGGCTGAGCGGCTGGGTCCGCAACCTCCCGGACGGATCCGTCGAACTGCTCGCCCAAGGCCCGGCAGAACCTTTGCGGGAGTTGCTGCGTCTCTGCCGAGTGGGGCCTCCCGCCGCCCGGGTCCAGGCGGTGGAGGAAGAATGGTCCGAGGCCGAGTCGAAGTTTGCGGATTTTTCCATCGAATGCCCCTAGCGGGCGGTGGACCCAACACCGGAGCCTGAAAGGATCCTGCCCTTGAAAAAAATTTTTCTTCCCCTAGCCCTCGCCTTCCTGCTCTTCCCTCCCGCGGAGCCGGCCGCCAAGGATAAATCCTCGAATGCGGCACCGGCCGCCCCCGGCGACCTCCGCGCCTCCGGCCAGGGGTCGCAAATCTTCTTGGACGAGGGCCGCCGCCTGACCTGGCCCGCCCAAGGCCCTCTGACTTTGCAGGACGCCAAGGGCGAGGTCCTCGCCCGGGTGGACCTCCGGGCCCGGGCCTCGCGCGCCAGCGGGGCGGA comes from Deltaproteobacteria bacterium PRO3 and encodes:
- a CDS encoding acylphosphatase, whose protein sequence is MQVRAVIRGRVQGVFYRAWTQQTARSLGLSGWVRNLPDGSVELLAQGPAEPLRELLRLCRVGPPAARVQAVEEEWSEAESKFADFSIECP